In Streptomyces durocortorensis, a genomic segment contains:
- a CDS encoding ArsR/SmtB family transcription factor, whose protein sequence is MVVLAELAFSTSDLAQVRFTVSPMWEVAPSFRLLTSAAAHPVHRAWADQVRPRLVAAGLDRGWLAELIPPTGDYVPDFLNPAPAGPAPRPAAEWDAILASHADRVRQDLDHLARHQGYLGPRLRTLRADPQTRLAKVAEEIAAYWELALAPYWARIQAVLDTDILYRARMIAEHGAGRLFNDLHTSVSWDDNGLRLARRKQPLTRNTAGAGLLLIPSAFTGPGLRTRTTPPDPPQLAYPARGVGSLWKTRPAPRADALAAVLGRSRTLLLIELETPASTTQLAHRTGLSPAGVSQYLTALRNAGLVSAHRAGRSVLYARTTTAETLLQTASG, encoded by the coding sequence GTGGTCGTCCTGGCAGAGTTGGCGTTCTCGACGAGCGATCTGGCGCAGGTGCGGTTTACCGTCTCGCCGATGTGGGAGGTCGCGCCCAGCTTCCGGCTGCTGACATCCGCCGCCGCACATCCAGTCCACCGGGCCTGGGCGGACCAGGTGCGCCCGCGCCTGGTGGCCGCCGGGCTGGACCGGGGCTGGCTGGCCGAGTTGATCCCGCCCACCGGCGACTACGTCCCCGACTTCCTCAACCCGGCCCCCGCCGGACCGGCCCCCAGGCCGGCGGCAGAGTGGGATGCGATCCTCGCCTCACACGCCGACCGGGTACGCCAGGACCTCGACCACCTGGCCCGCCACCAGGGGTATCTCGGCCCCCGGCTACGGACCCTGCGGGCAGACCCGCAGACCCGCCTGGCCAAGGTCGCAGAAGAGATCGCAGCGTACTGGGAACTGGCACTCGCCCCCTACTGGGCACGAATCCAGGCGGTGTTGGACACAGACATCCTCTACCGGGCCCGCATGATCGCCGAGCACGGCGCGGGCCGTCTCTTCAACGACCTGCACACCTCCGTGAGCTGGGACGACAACGGGCTACGGCTGGCCCGCCGAAAGCAGCCGCTGACCCGTAACACGGCAGGCGCAGGACTGCTGTTGATCCCCTCGGCCTTCACTGGTCCAGGACTGCGCACCCGGACGACGCCTCCGGACCCGCCTCAGCTCGCCTATCCCGCGCGCGGTGTCGGCTCACTGTGGAAGACGCGGCCCGCGCCCCGGGCCGACGCTCTCGCCGCTGTACTGGGCCGCTCGCGGACTCTGCTGCTGATCGAACTGGAGACACCGGCCTCCACCACGCAGTTGGCCCACCGCACCGGGCTGTCCCCGGCCGGGGTATCCCAATACCTCACCGCGCTACGCAACGCGGGCCTGGTCAGCGCCCACCGCGCCGGCCGCTCCGTCCTCTACGCCCGCACCACCACCGCCGAGACTCTCCTTCAAACTGCCTCCGGCTGA